The genomic interval CCCGAAAATGAGCTCCTCGTCTGGAATGGGACGGTCGTCTCTCAGCATGGTCAGGTTGATGTGCCGGGGGTAGAAGCCAGTGGCCAGACAGCTCACCTTCACCACTCCAGTCTCCCTGCGTGTCTGGATTAGTCTGACTTTGGGCTGCTCTGAGGGGGGAAACAACAGTGCATCAGCCAGAGAAGTAGCTGTTATACAGGGACGCAGGGAAGCTGAGATTCCTCACATGGGATGGAAATATACAAAAGTTAGTGAGAAAAATGACAGGTTATTTCTGTGATGGGGGCTTGACCTTATATAACCGAATGGGGTGCTATCGAGTAAATACCTTTCCTCACATCCACAGCACTGCAACATACAAAGACACTGAAGTCCAGAAAAGGCAGTTGCTATTTAGCCAgaaaatcatttacatttgaaacatgacaaaaaataagagaaaacagGCTGGTcatataaatcaataaaactatAAAGGGCAGGTCTGGGCCCTCCAGCAATAGGTCAGGCCAAAAATCCTCTCTACCAAACCAATCAGAACTGCAACATATACTAAGGTAACAAAATAAGGTAAACATATATAGTTAAATGCACACTTATTGGGACACCATTTTTCTTGGCCACTGGAAATGTAACAGTACAGTAATtccacactgtacagtatatcaggGTGTAATGAACATGCGTTTCAGTCAGGTGTATGTTGAAGGTTATAATCCTTACCTTTTCTAAGCacaatgttcttttctttctccagaTAGTACTTCAGCATTCGGATACAAATAGGCTgataaatatttagaaaatacGTTTGAAGAatctctgttttctttgtggTCCATATAAGCTGTGGCCATAGAGGGTTGACTGTGCGATTATGTATGTCAAAATATATTGCTTCTGTTCCATCATAAGCATCCCACACCATGACCTGACTGGACTTGTCATTGTCCAGCACACATCCAGCCAGCATCTGATGAACATGAACTCcttcaaaacaaagaaaaaataggaAGGCAAATAAGCCAGCAGTTTCAAGCATCAACCCACAGTATGTTCTAGACTCACTTTggtataaaataataagaatacaTTTACTCTAGTCTACTCAAAAAACCAAAACTTTGACTACTGATTCACAGAAACAGTCTTAATGCCCTCTTACTGCTGGCTGTGTTAGTAACTGATTCTGTGAATGTACCGTTACCCTacatttaggattttttttttttactgcagatgATATAACTGGCTCACTTTGCCAACTTGCATATGGGCTTCATCAACTATATTTGAGTTGTTTTGTCACACAAATTCATAGGTCATAGGGTCATCCCATCTCTGAACAATCCTCTGCGTCAGCAAACAGGAAACTTACCAGTTTGGCAAGCTGGCACGTTATGGACAAACCATGGCCCTTTTGTATAATAGTGTAATGAAATTTAATGTAGTGTGGTCTTTTGAATGTGGACGGGGCCTGAACTGAACACCTGCCCGCACTCAGCTCACCTTCAGTGTGATTGGCAAAGAACCTTTCATGTGCGGGATGTTTCATGCCACTGTAAATGACTTCTACCGCAATGTTTGCACCTAGAAGCATAATATCTTCAACTCCCTTTGTGGAGCTTGGTTGGCTTCGAGAGATAATTTTCTTGATGTTGCTGTCATACAACAACAGTACAGCACCTGAAGATCATCCACAAATGCCAAAATACTGAATTCTGGGAATTTGGTCTGCCcgtaaataaatgttgaaaacGCCCAGATTGAGTGTGAACCTGTGGGGAAACATACCAACATTCATTAGAAGAGTtgctgaattatattttaacagttaaactATATGTAAATTCAAAAGACAAATTTGATTTAACTTCAACCTTCAGACATGCCTAGCCAAACCGAGTTAGCGAAAAAAAAATGGCTAGCTGCTAGCAGACATCAATCGACATATGAGACCCACGTCTCTTCATCTTCTGGATGTCAGGTGATCCTGCTCCATACTACTGGCTGCAGCGAGGGGAAGTTGGGGGAGGGAAGCAATGTCCCGGGGAAAGCGAGATGGGAATAAAGCCTATTTGAGGGTTCACACCAGGATCGTTTGGTCCGGACTTATTTGATGCCAGGGAAATTACGATTCCCCCATGCTGAAGCTATGTTTTCTGTAACATGTGTAATAGCTTATTAGACGATGCAAATGCTAATTTCTAGTCTCTGAAGTAAAGTAGATTCCATTTGAGGTGAAATTTGACTTGTTAACTTGCATTTTAACTTTGAGTAATATTCCATGTAAAATGTCCTCTAACAGCAATTGATGTCATTCAactatactacacacacacagcattacaataatcatttttattacttctTATTCCTTGCTTGTATTGTAGGCGAATTTTAAGGCAGGTGACGAAACAACATCAACTGGCTGACTGGGGCAAAAGTATTAAGGTAAGTACAGAGTTTGGGAGTAGATTTAatggtatatttatttttgtgcaagGGGTGTGCGTACTCAAGTGCTAAATTGGTATTAGTAATTTGGTGACTGCTGCATGTTGCtataaggagactctgggaaacgcagcccagagtctccttagcgctacgtgcgtcgtaaggtatcccttaagctcttcctttagctgtttcccagcgtctccttagctaaggtatacctttaaaagggtggtctgaggcactcgtaagctgtcccttagcgatgcgctccgcggtttcagccttattattattcagccaacattttgcttttcaaatcaacagttgtactacagtgcgcatctagcagcacatcggcatgcgaaaattagtttaatatttactttacgaaaagtaattatccaatcaacatGTCTGTGCATAGCAAgtcgtgagaatgttgtcgttttacctgtctatccccacCATGATgataattaagtatagggcctatccatgataataatccaatttgtgaagagaaaaaaaaaaaaaataattaatttatacgtagtggcgctaacttaggatatggcttttctgactgcatagcctgtagaaattagttcgtttgtgtgtgagtcaatgatcacactgacttggaacaaaccgccggtttattaagaatataaaacctgtgtgtgcaaaaacaacgttgagtgagtctacttgcatgaccgaactagagcacgttgattggcctagccataaacacacatacaggtacagtggctcataatggacaaacatagccaaatgatctacatccccttcctttagctcacaccacctatataaaacaaaatagcactgggtaaatatcaacattacagaacatttttcttaacctgttgttttacgattttcggcaaacaacccaataatgatattcttggttaaacttaagattatccaacagcaaattaaggtggatgaacaaatcacaaatcaaatgcaaaaatgatcgtagatgaaaggcaaaagcgcgtctgtggaaattgatcatgatgaattaTATACCGGGTGCCTTATGAACAATTTtcacagacgcgcttttgcctttcatctacgatcatttttgcattgcagagaaaagttcgcgggaatcagtgcagtgcagtgatatgctgctacagttgcctatatattgtgtggcaaaaacaaattaacattagacctttgtttcaataagaacaaaataattcacccatatgtagcctatatccttttccctgggcttccacgaagtcccagactatggcttatatgtcccgattgatgctttttattttatccattgtagcctatatgtatgtatttattgaaactatcacaagcttaacggactcttaaagagattagcagataatctctagtaggcatagcttcctcttctgcaatattagattgatgtaaaatgattatgacaacacgtgtaatattaaaacgtcattcacaagcctttacaagtgagacaatcgattcgcttggcatcgattgataaacttttcagcaccacagtgaaggccagctccaacttacgatgtacctttaAGTTGTcccttaacagttgccttaaggtatagtctgggaaacactcgtaaaaaagcggtttcccttaagaaggtataccttaagaaccttcgtaaaacgttaaggtacattgaaactcggaaacgcagcccagaaTCTTTAAagcccttttccttttttttttttgcatggacaatgcatgt from Anguilla rostrata isolate EN2019 chromosome 11, ASM1855537v3, whole genome shotgun sequence carries:
- the LOC135235066 gene encoding major histocompatibility complex class I-related gene protein-like → MLLGANIAVEVIYSGMKHPAHERFFANHTEGVHVHQMLAGCVLDNDKSSQVMVWDAYDGTEAIYFDIHNRTVNPLWPQLIWTTKKTEILQTYFLNIYQPICIRMLKYYLEKEKNIVLRKEQPKVRLIQTRRETGVVKVSCLATGFYPRHINLTMLRDDRPIPDEELIFGEVLPNGDGTYQTRRTLSISSEKAREKHRYTCSVTHLALDNKLDINWGNARKYCTCSAAHYCIIVESVGQGGRTLRFVQVHICKVYVNLNP